The Caldicoprobacter guelmensis genome includes a region encoding these proteins:
- the gltA gene encoding NADPH-dependent glutamate synthase encodes MAVRTNRVPMREQDPEVRRRNFNEVALGYSLEEAIEEAKRCLQCKKPMCVEGCPVNVRIPQFIAAVVEGNIEEAFRIIRQTNNLPAICGRVCPQETQCEQKCVLGKRGEPVAIGRLERFVADYCMEKGIEDEVEIKPNGKKVAIVGAGPAGLTAAADLAKLGYDVTIFEAFHEPGGVLIYGIPEFRLPKALVKKEIEGLKKLGVKILTNVIVGKSITIDELLEEGYKAVFIGSGAGLPKFMGIPGENLNGVYSANEFLTRINLMKAYDFPNSHTPIKRGKKVAVVGGGNVAMDAARSALRLGADEVHIVYRRSEAEMPARLEEIHHAKEEGIIFDVLTNPVEILGQDGWVKGLKCIRMELGEPDESGRRRPVPVKGSEFVMDVDTVIMAIGTSPNPLIASTTPGLEVQKWGGIIVDEVTCATSKDRVYAGGDAVTGAATVILAMGAGKKAAKAIHERLSKEE; translated from the coding sequence ATGGCAGTGAGAACAAACAGGGTACCAATGCGGGAACAGGACCCAGAGGTGAGGCGCAGGAATTTCAACGAAGTAGCCCTAGGATATAGCTTGGAAGAAGCAATAGAGGAGGCAAAGAGGTGCCTGCAATGTAAAAAACCCATGTGCGTCGAGGGCTGCCCTGTAAATGTCAGGATTCCCCAGTTTATTGCGGCTGTAGTGGAGGGCAATATTGAGGAAGCATTTAGGATTATACGCCAGACCAATAACCTCCCTGCCATATGCGGGAGGGTTTGTCCGCAGGAGACCCAGTGCGAACAGAAATGCGTGCTGGGCAAGCGAGGTGAGCCTGTGGCCATAGGCAGGCTTGAGAGGTTTGTAGCCGATTACTGCATGGAAAAGGGCATAGAGGATGAGGTGGAGATAAAGCCCAACGGGAAAAAGGTGGCCATAGTGGGTGCGGGGCCTGCTGGTTTGACTGCTGCGGCTGACCTGGCCAAGCTGGGATATGACGTCACCATATTTGAGGCCTTCCATGAGCCGGGTGGCGTTTTGATATACGGTATACCTGAGTTCAGGCTTCCCAAAGCTCTTGTCAAGAAGGAGATAGAAGGGCTTAAAAAGCTGGGTGTAAAGATTCTGACCAATGTCATAGTAGGCAAGTCCATCACGATAGATGAGCTGCTGGAAGAAGGTTATAAGGCGGTGTTTATCGGAAGCGGTGCCGGCTTGCCTAAGTTCATGGGTATCCCGGGTGAAAACTTAAACGGCGTGTACTCGGCCAACGAATTCTTGACTCGCATAAACCTGATGAAGGCATATGACTTCCCCAACAGCCATACTCCTATAAAACGGGGCAAAAAAGTGGCAGTGGTGGGCGGAGGAAACGTGGCCATGGACGCCGCTAGAAGCGCTTTGAGGCTGGGTGCCGATGAGGTCCACATAGTGTACAGGCGTTCTGAGGCCGAGATGCCTGCCAGATTGGAAGAGATACACCACGCCAAGGAAGAGGGAATCATATTCGACGTGCTCACCAACCCCGTGGAGATACTCGGTCAGGATGGATGGGTAAAGGGATTGAAGTGCATAAGGATGGAGCTGGGTGAGCCCGATGAGTCGGGCCGGAGAAGGCCGGTACCTGTTAAGGGTTCGGAGTTTGTGATGGATGTAGATACCGTTATAATGGCAATAGGGACCAGCCCCAATCCGCTTATAGCTTCCACCACTCCAGGGTTGGAGGTGCAAAAGTGGGGCGGCATCATAGTAGACGAGGTGACGTGTGCCACCAGCAAGGATAGGGTGTATGCCGGTGGAGATGCTGTGACGGGTGCTGCGACTGTTATACTGGCCATGGGAGCAGGCAAAAAAGCTGCCAAGGCAATACATGAGAGGTTATCCAAAGAAGAATAA
- a CDS encoding sulfide/dihydroorotate dehydrogenase-like FAD/NAD-binding protein, whose protein sequence is MYRILRKERLAPGIWLMKVEAPFVARRAMPGQFIILRVKEEGERIPLTIADYDRQQGWVTIIFQEVGLTTRLLAKLNEGDNILDFVGPLGRPSELDGLKRVLCIGGGVGVAPLYPQIKYLWEKGTSVDVIVGARSKEYLILENEIRGICDNLYITTDDGSYGRKGFVSDVLKELLEQGNKYDTVIAIGPLIMMKVVSGITKQHDVPTIVSMNPIMVDGTGMCGGCRVTVGGEVRYACVDGPDFDGHLVDFDEAMRRQRMYREEEEHICKLMEKLMEKEGL, encoded by the coding sequence ATGTACAGGATTCTACGAAAGGAAAGGCTGGCACCGGGGATATGGCTCATGAAGGTGGAGGCGCCGTTTGTAGCCCGAAGGGCCATGCCCGGCCAGTTCATAATTTTGAGGGTTAAAGAAGAAGGGGAGAGGATTCCCTTGACCATAGCCGATTACGATAGGCAGCAAGGATGGGTCACCATAATATTTCAAGAAGTGGGTTTGACCACTCGACTTCTTGCCAAGCTCAATGAGGGCGATAACATCCTCGACTTTGTGGGGCCGCTAGGCAGGCCATCTGAACTGGACGGTTTAAAGCGTGTGCTGTGCATCGGCGGCGGCGTGGGTGTAGCGCCTTTATACCCTCAGATAAAGTATCTGTGGGAAAAGGGCACTTCGGTCGATGTGATTGTGGGCGCCAGGAGCAAAGAATACCTTATACTGGAAAATGAGATAAGGGGTATATGCGATAATTTGTATATAACCACCGATGATGGCTCGTACGGGCGCAAGGGGTTTGTGTCGGATGTCCTGAAAGAACTCTTAGAGCAAGGGAACAAGTATGACACGGTGATCGCCATAGGTCCTCTCATCATGATGAAAGTGGTGTCGGGTATAACTAAACAGCATGATGTGCCCACTATTGTTAGCATGAATCCCATAATGGTGGATGGTACCGGCATGTGTGGAGGGTGCCGCGTCACAGTGGGCGGTGAGGTGCGCTATGCCTGTGTGGATGGCCCGGATTTTGATGGGCACCTGGTGGACTTTGATGAGGCCATGAGGCGTCAGAGGATGTACCGGGAAGAGGAGGAGCACATCTGCAAGCTGATGGAGAAATTGATGGAGAAGGAGGGGCTGTAA
- a CDS encoding Asp23/Gls24 family envelope stress response protein — MKVYALIGPSGTGKSYKALTVASEKGIEYIIDDGLFIKRNKIVAGVSAKKESTRIAAVRRALFMDEEHARQVKEAIRAVAPESILILGTSLRMIDKITERLELPPVQEVIKIEDISTSQEIRLAQKYRYEQGKHVIPVPTFEIRKDFSGYFIDPLKIFRIAGKGKRLEAVEKTVVRPTYSYMGRFYIADTAIESIVVYNAQKVEGVVKVLSTSLTSRDDGLIIYIDVAVKYGYKIHEVLEEVQSVVAKDVDRLTGINVIAVNVTARNLVV, encoded by the coding sequence GTGAAGGTTTATGCCTTGATAGGCCCCAGCGGCACGGGAAAGAGCTATAAAGCTCTTACCGTGGCCAGTGAGAAAGGAATAGAGTATATAATCGATGATGGTCTGTTTATAAAGCGCAATAAGATAGTTGCCGGCGTTTCAGCAAAGAAGGAGTCCACCAGGATAGCGGCGGTTAGAAGAGCGCTTTTTATGGATGAGGAGCACGCAAGGCAGGTAAAAGAGGCTATTAGAGCAGTGGCGCCTGAGTCCATTTTGATCCTGGGGACCTCACTACGGATGATAGACAAGATCACTGAACGGCTTGAGTTGCCTCCCGTTCAAGAGGTTATAAAAATCGAAGATATATCAACCAGCCAGGAGATCAGGCTGGCACAAAAATATCGATATGAACAGGGCAAGCACGTCATCCCGGTGCCCACCTTTGAGATACGTAAGGACTTCTCGGGGTATTTTATTGACCCATTGAAGATATTCAGGATTGCCGGCAAGGGCAAGAGATTGGAAGCTGTGGAAAAGACGGTGGTACGTCCCACCTACAGCTATATGGGAAGGTTTTATATCGCTGATACGGCAATAGAATCCATAGTAGTGTATAACGCCCAAAAGGTGGAAGGTGTAGTAAAGGTTTTAAGCACCAGCCTTACAAGCAGGGATGACGGGCTGATCATATATATCGATGTGGCTGTTAAGTATGGGTATAAAATACACGAGGTGTTGGAAGAAGTGCAGTCAGTGGTAGCCAAGGACGTGGACAGATTGACGGGCATAAACGTGATTGCCGTAAACGTCACGGCACGGAATCTGGTGGTTTAA
- a CDS encoding NAD(P)-dependent malic enzyme: protein MSIQQEALELHRQWRGKIEVVSRVSIKDKKDLSLAYTPGVAQPCLEIQKDVNLSYEYTRRWNLVAVVTDGSAVLGLGDIGPEAGMPVMEGKCVLFKLFADVDAFPICIKSKDVDEIVNTIKLISGSFGGINLEDISAPRCFEIERRLKAECDIPVFHDDQHGTAVVTLAALINALKIVGKDIKEISVVVNGAGAAGIAVTRLLMAVGLKNVILCDRMGAIYEGRDGLNDEKAEMAKLTNPERRKGSLKDVIAGADVFIGLSAAGMLTKEMVKSMARDPIVFAMANPVPEIMPDEAKEAGARVVGTGRSDFANQINNVLAFPGIFRGALDVRARDINDEMKIAAAYAIASLVSDEELNEDYIIPAPFDNRVGRAVAQAVAQAARQSGVARI from the coding sequence ATGTCAATTCAGCAAGAGGCCCTTGAGCTCCACAGGCAATGGAGGGGCAAAATTGAGGTTGTAAGCAGGGTATCCATCAAAGACAAAAAGGACCTGTCGCTGGCCTATACGCCGGGGGTTGCACAGCCCTGCCTGGAGATACAAAAGGACGTCAACCTGTCGTATGAGTATACCCGACGGTGGAACCTGGTGGCTGTGGTGACCGACGGCTCGGCTGTGCTGGGGTTGGGGGATATAGGACCTGAAGCCGGCATGCCGGTGATGGAAGGGAAGTGCGTGCTGTTTAAGCTGTTTGCCGATGTAGATGCCTTCCCCATATGCATAAAGTCAAAAGACGTGGATGAGATCGTTAATACCATAAAACTCATATCGGGAAGTTTTGGGGGTATAAACCTAGAAGACATATCGGCGCCCAGGTGTTTCGAGATAGAGAGGAGGCTCAAAGCTGAGTGCGATATCCCAGTATTTCACGATGACCAGCACGGTACCGCTGTGGTGACCTTAGCCGCTCTCATCAATGCGCTGAAAATTGTGGGCAAGGACATTAAGGAGATATCGGTGGTGGTAAACGGCGCCGGTGCGGCGGGGATCGCTGTTACCAGGCTTTTGATGGCTGTAGGCCTTAAGAACGTCATATTGTGTGACAGGATGGGAGCTATTTACGAGGGCCGGGATGGTTTAAACGATGAAAAGGCCGAGATGGCAAAGCTTACAAACCCTGAGCGAAGGAAGGGGAGTCTGAAGGATGTGATCGCCGGGGCTGATGTCTTTATCGGCTTGTCGGCTGCCGGCATGCTTACAAAGGAAATGGTCAAGTCCATGGCTAGGGACCCTATAGTATTTGCCATGGCCAATCCGGTGCCCGAGATAATGCCGGATGAAGCCAAAGAGGCGGGAGCCAGAGTGGTGGGGACAGGCCGCTCGGATTTCGCAAACCAGATCAACAACGTATTGGCTTTCCCTGGCATTTTTAGAGGAGCCCTTGACGTCCGAGCAAGGGATATAAATGATGAGATGAAGATAGCGGCGGCATATGCCATAGCGTCGCTGGTGAGCGATGAAGAGCTCAATGAGGATTATATAATACCCGCTCCTTTTGACAACCGGGTGGGACGGGCTGTAGCCCAAGCTGTGGCCCAGGCTGCAAGGCAATCAGGCGTGGCACGAATATAA
- the nth gene encoding endonuclease III, whose product MTESERRKKILEELEKRYKGATTALKYKTPFQLLVATMLSAQSTDKQVNKVTAILFEKYPGPEDFARLSPEELEKEIYSCGFYKTKSRNIIKASQIIIDKYGGQVPQDLEELQTLPGVGRKTANVVVSNAFGVDAIAVDTHVFRVSNRLGLAHASNVKDTERQLMENIPRDKWSKAHHWLIWHGRKVCTARNPKCHECFLTDYCEYYNARRNCF is encoded by the coding sequence TTGACCGAAAGTGAAAGGCGTAAAAAAATTCTTGAGGAGCTGGAAAAGCGCTATAAAGGAGCGACTACTGCGCTTAAGTATAAAACGCCGTTTCAACTGCTGGTAGCCACCATGCTTTCGGCTCAGAGTACCGACAAACAGGTAAATAAAGTTACGGCGATATTGTTTGAAAAATATCCGGGGCCCGAGGATTTTGCACGCCTGTCGCCTGAAGAGCTGGAAAAGGAGATTTACAGTTGTGGTTTTTACAAAACCAAGAGCAGAAATATAATAAAAGCCAGCCAAATTATCATCGATAAATACGGGGGACAGGTTCCACAGGACCTTGAGGAGCTTCAAACCCTTCCGGGGGTGGGCCGAAAGACGGCCAATGTGGTGGTCAGCAATGCCTTTGGGGTTGATGCCATTGCAGTTGACACCCATGTGTTTAGGGTATCCAACAGGTTGGGGTTGGCTCATGCTTCAAACGTCAAGGATACCGAAAGGCAGCTTATGGAGAACATACCCAGGGATAAATGGTCAAAGGCTCATCATTGGCTCATATGGCACGGGAGGAAAGTGTGTACCGCACGGAATCCCAAATGCCACGAGTGTTTCCTGACCGACTACTGTGAGTATTATAATGCCAGACGTAATTGTTTTTGA
- a CDS encoding NAD(P)-dependent alcohol dehydrogenase, translating into MKGFAMLRIGEVGWIEKEKPVAGPYDAIVRPIALAPCTSDIHTVFEGAIGERHNMILGHEAVGEVVEVGSEVKDFKPGDRVVVPAITPDWRTLEVQMGYHQHSGGMLSGWKFSNFKDGVFAEYFHVNDADMNLAKLPDEIPPEKAVMLCDMMTTGFHGAELANVQLGSSVAVIGIGPVGLMAVAGARLRGAGRIIAVGSRPVCVEVAKQYGATDIVNYRNGDIVEQVMHLTGNRGVDCVIVAGGGVETMDQAVRMVRPGGTVANINYFGDNDLLPIPRAEWGCGMAHKDIRGGLCPGGRLRMEMLIELVKYNRVDPGKLVTHVMYGLDKVEKALMLMKDKPKDLIKPVVIVN; encoded by the coding sequence AAGCCGGTGGCTGGGCCATATGACGCTATAGTGAGGCCTATCGCATTGGCTCCTTGCACATCCGATATACACACCGTTTTTGAGGGAGCAATAGGTGAGAGGCACAACATGATACTCGGCCACGAAGCGGTGGGTGAAGTAGTGGAGGTGGGCAGCGAGGTAAAGGACTTTAAACCAGGTGACAGGGTAGTGGTGCCAGCTATAACGCCTGATTGGCGTACCCTTGAAGTCCAGATGGGATATCATCAGCATTCGGGCGGTATGCTTTCGGGATGGAAGTTTTCTAACTTCAAAGATGGAGTGTTCGCCGAGTATTTCCATGTAAACGATGCTGACATGAACCTTGCCAAATTGCCCGATGAGATACCCCCAGAAAAGGCGGTAATGCTGTGTGACATGATGACCACCGGTTTTCACGGCGCTGAGCTTGCCAATGTACAACTTGGTTCTTCGGTAGCGGTTATTGGTATTGGCCCTGTTGGCTTAATGGCTGTGGCAGGTGCGAGGTTAAGGGGAGCTGGCCGAATAATTGCTGTAGGAAGCCGACCTGTATGCGTAGAGGTGGCTAAACAGTATGGAGCAACGGATATAGTCAACTACAGAAACGGCGATATAGTAGAGCAGGTAATGCACTTGACAGGTAATAGGGGTGTGGATTGCGTCATAGTGGCCGGCGGTGGCGTAGAGACTATGGATCAAGCCGTAAGGATGGTCAGGCCGGGAGGCACTGTTGCCAATATAAATTATTTCGGGGATAATGACCTGTTGCCCATACCCAGAGCTGAATGGGGGTGTGGAATGGCCCATAAGGATATACGTGGAGGGCTGTGCCCGGGTGGACGGCTGAGAATGGAAATGCTTATTGAACTGGTAAAGTATAACAGGGTTGACCCAGGAAAGCTTGTGACTCACGTGATGTATGGCCTGGACAAGGTAGAGAAGGCGCTGATGCTTATGAAGGATAAACCAAAAGACCTTATAAAACCGGTGGTTATAGTGAATTAA